In Microplitis mediator isolate UGA2020A chromosome 2, iyMicMedi2.1, whole genome shotgun sequence, a single window of DNA contains:
- the LOC130663776 gene encoding esterase FE4-like: MNFVSVICFLIAFVCTTKALDDPIVRTSFGPVLGKWMSSHWGYRIAGYLGIPYAQPPLGSLRFERPKPWHQSWTKLRDATVDGPQCPQLNDEGIVVGDEDCLHLNVFVPENSSSEKLPVLVFVHGGSFVTGSNNSTLLAPSYLLDRKLILVTVNYRLGILGFLSSGNEASPGNYGIKDVLEALKWIQGNIENFGGDPSSVTLGGVSAGASIAHHLGLSQRTEGLFDKLITHSGIASAPWGIHPTHHAKTRYTFVALAAQLGCGPVRKITDFDYAFGEWKANETITGDDRDIIKCLRRMSSERITQQLSFFQVWHKNSYCNFGPTIESDSEGAIVVRHPLSTIKQGKFRDIPWIVGVVSDEGLLKSMSLLTDEQLLYEFKTKFTDVISLYLETEEIVMNTTKFATELINFYSLADDNIPDEEFTSNLTAMTGDGLMNYWIFEALNAQAPKMKSNVFFYEFAYEGTYTSTYAYQYPQRYGIDHTDDLNYLFPIHNAKFADLQLHNTAKDETMINIMTEMWTNFVKNGIPSARLTPDWEPYREDFRFMKIGMGGSPDISMKEGFLPIRMKFWRNLMSSVTAPMELIFPPQKNEDKINGIDHYASAASQSYPNLLHSCLILLIVNLIYMFCS; the protein is encoded by the exons atgaattttgtttccgttatttgttttttaattgcgTTTGTTTGTACAACTAAAGCGTTAGATGATCCAATTGTTCGAACTTCATTCGGTCCAGTTCTGGGCAAATGGATGTCAAGTCATTGGGGATACAGAATTGCTGGTTATCTGGGTATTCCTTATGCTCAACCACCACTTGGTTCCCTTCGTTTCgag AGACCGAAACCGTGGCATCAAAGCTGGACAAAACTCCGCGATGCTACGGTCGACGGCCCTCAGTGTCCGCAATTAAATGATGAAGGAATCGTTGTTGGAGATGAAGACTGCCTACATCTAAATGTTTTTGTACCTGAG aattcTAGCTCGGAAAAATTGCCTGTTTTGGTGTTTGTTCACGGAGGATCATTTGTTACCGGAAGTAATAATAGTACATTACTAGCACCAAGTTATCTGTTGGATCGAAAATTAATTCTCGTTACCGTTAATTACCGACTCGGTATATTag ggTTTCTAAGCAGCGGCAATGAGGCTTCACCAGGTAACTATGGTATAAAAGACGTACTTGAGGCTTTAAAGTGGATACAAGGTAATATCGAGAACTTTGGTGGTGATCCAAGTTCAGTAACACTGGGTGGAGTGAGTGCTGGTGCTTCAATAGCTCACCACTTAGGACTTTCTCAACGCACAGAGGGTCTCTTTGACAAGCTTATCACTCACTCTGGTATAGCAAGTGCACCTTGGGGTATACATCCAACTCATCATGCGAAAACCCGTTACACTTTCGTTGCACTAGCGGCTCAACTTGGCTGCGGTCCTGTCCGCAAAATTACCGACTTCGACTACGCATTTGGCGAGTGGAAAGCCAACGAGACCATTACCGGTGACGATAGAGACATAATAAAATGCTTGCGTCGAATGAGTTCCGAACGCATCACTCAACAGCTCAGTTTCTTT caaGTATGGCATAAGAATTCATACTGTAACTTTGGACCAACAATTGAAAGTGATTCTGAAGGCGCTATTGTCGTACGACATCCACTGTCTACTATTAAACAAGGAAAATTCCGTGATATTCCTTGGATCGTTGGAGTTGTTTCTGACGAAGGTTTACTCAAGTCAATGa gttTATTGACCGACGAACAATTACTCTATGAATTTAAAACCAAATTTACTGACGTGATATCACTGTATCTAGAAACTGAAGAGATCGTTATGAATACCACGAAATTCGCAACGgaattaataaacttttattctCTAGCCGACGACAATATTCCTGATGAAGAGTTCACTAGCAATTTAACAgcg ATGACAGGTGATGGATTAATGAATTATTGGATTTTCGAAGCCTTAAATGCTCAGGCTCCGAAGATGAAatcaaatgtatttttctatgAATTTGCATACGAGGGTACTTACACCTCAACTTATGCGTATCAATATCCTCAGCGTtatg GTATTGATCATACAgacgatttaaattatttgttccCAATACATAATGCCAAATTTGCGGATCTGCAATTGCACAACACAGCTAAAGATGAAacaatgataaatataatgacTGAAATGTGGACTAATTTCGTTAAAAATGG AATACCAAGCGCACGGCTAACACCAGATTGGGAACCGTATCGAGAGGATTTCCGATTCATGAAGATTGGCATGGGAGGATCGCCGGATATTTCGATGAAGGAGGGCTTCCTGCCGATTAGAATGAAATTCTGGCGCAATCTCATGAGTAGTGTAACAGCACCCATGGAACTTATTTTTCCTCCTCAGAAAAATGAAGACAAGATTAACGGCATTGATCATTACGCAAGCGCCGCCAGTCAATCTTATCCAAATTTACTCCACTCCTGTCTCATACTTTTAAtagtcaatttaatttatatgttttgtagttaa